Sequence from the Deltaproteobacteria bacterium genome:
CGCATCGGGTTACCCGCAGGGTCCCATTCCGGTGTCGCCCGAGACTCTGCGCAAGGTCGGCGAAGGGATCGCCGAGAAAGCCCGCGAGACATTGTCGGCGATGGGCGTCCAAGACGTGAAGACCCAGGTCGTGGACGGCGACCCGGCAAGCAACATCA
This genomic interval carries:
- a CDS encoding universal stress protein; translation: ASGYPQGPIPVSPETLRKVGEGIAEKARETLSAMGVQDVKTQVVDGDPASNIIAAAEHEKAELVVMGRRGLGNVAGLVMGSVSHKVAHLAECACLTVK